The region CCATTAGGGTTAGGAAGATCTACGCGGATACACTAACGGCGCTGTGGAGGGCGGGGCTTGTGGAGCTTAGGGGTGGTGATGGTAATAATAATAATAATGTTAATTGGCCGTTGGTAAATGCCTTTGAGTATATTAGGTACTTCATGCCCAGCATATCCCTCGAGTCCTTCGTACCCAACATAACAAGCATCATAAGGGGTCTTCGTGAATGATTAATATCTAATCCGATATCAATATTTAGATATCAGAATAGAGAAAGATTTATAAAGAACGCACACTCAGTACCAATGATCATCATGGAGGTAGCCATTAAGGCAATAAACCTAACTAAGAAATTTGGCAACTTCACGGCCGTGGACCACATAAACTTTGAGGTATACTATGGGGAGGTCTTCGCTTTCCTGGGCCCTAACGGTGCGGGTAAAACCACAACAATAAAGATGCTAACCACAGTGACGAGGCCCACCGAGGGCACGGCAATCGTTAATGGCTACGACATCATAAAGCAACCAGCAGAGGTTAGGAGGTCCATTGGAGTGGTACCACAGGAGTACACAGCGGATGAGGACCTAACGGGCTGGGAGAACCTAATGCTGGTGGCATCACTCTACGGGATACCAAAGAAGGAGGCCAGGGAGAGGGCTGCGGAGCTCCTGGACATGGTGGAACTCTCATACGCAGCTGATAGGAAGGTTGAGACCTACTCAGGAGGTATGAGGAGGAGACTCGAGATTGCCATGGGACTCATTAATAGGCCAGCCATACTATTCCTCGACGAACCCACACTGGGACTTGACGCCCAGACCAGGGCCGCCATTTGGGAGTACGTTTATAAGCTTAGGAAGCAGTTTGGGACAACAATATTCATGACCACTCACTACCTAGAGGAGGCTGATCAGTATGCCGAGCGCGTGGCGATTATTGATCACGGTAAAATACTGGCCATAGGCACCCCAAAGGAGTTGAAGGAGAAGGTGGGCGGTGATGTCATAATGATTGAGGTAAATGGGGACATAAACGTGGCCAGGAAGATCATGGAAGGCATTGATGGGGTCAGCGGAATCTCAGTTACCGGTAACACCTTGGTAATTAAGGTTAAGAATGGAAACACCGCGGCACCAATAATCCTTGAGGCACTGAATAAAGCCAGCATAAGGGCTATGAGCATAACGATTAAGGAGCCAACCATGGATGAGGTCTTCCTGGAGTTCACGGGGAGGAGGTTGAGGGATGAGGAGGGTAGTGCTGAGGAGTTCATGAGGTTCAGGAGAACAATAAGTAGGGCCAGGAGGTGAGTGGGCATGGCGGTACGCCTACACCCACTCCACGGGCTTTGGGCGTTAACCGATAGGGAGTTGAAGAAGTGGTACAAAACGCCCATTGTGTTGATAATATCACTCATACAACCAGTGGTTTGGCTCGCCTTCTTTGGTAAGTCCATGAACCTGGGCTCCATGTTCATAAGCGGGCTCAACATACCTGGGCTTAACATACCCAAGGAGGTAATTGATGAAATAGCCGCACAGGTCCTTAAGGCTACCTTTGGTACCACGGATTATTTCTCATTCCTAGCCGTGGGCATGCTCTCATTCATAACACTATTCACATCATTACAGAGCGGTATGAGTATTGTTTGGGATAGGAGGCTCGGCGTCCTTGGTAAGTTACTAACCACGCCAGTCCCAAGGGGCAGTATAATAATGGCCAAGGTATTTAACTCAGTGATTAGGTCCTTGGTTCAATCAACAATAGTACTCCTAATAGCCATACTCCTGGGCCTATCCTTAAATCCCGGCATAAATGCCTTGGACATACTCGGCGTTTACGCGGCGTTGACCCTCATGTCCATTGGCTTCTCATCATTATTCGTAACCCTGGCCCTGAGGTCAACGTCCTGGGAATCCCAAATGGCGATTATGAACCTACTAAACATGCCCCTTATGTTCGCAAGCAACGCCTTCTACCCCATTAAGTCCATGCCCTGGTGGCTAAAGCCCATCGCATACATAAACCCACTGACCTACGTAAATAACATAAATAGGGCACTGCTGCTTGGTGTAACACCAACGCCGGGCCTTGCGCTCAGTTTTGCATACCTAGTCGTTTTTGCCGTGGTGTTCTCAGCAATGGGTATTGTGCTTTCCTGGAGATACTTAACCGAAGGTTGATTTTTAAATTGAAAATCACCTTGAGTAAGTCCCCATGTACTCCGCCGTCCCAATTACGTGGTTCTTAATGGCATTGAGAACATCATTCCTGGAGGCCCTGGGCCTAAGGTTGAGGGTTATGTCCAGCGCATATAGTCTAAAGAAGTACCTGTGAGGACCATGACCACGGGGAGGGCACGGCCCACCATAGCCCACCCTGCCAAAGTCATTAATCCCCTGGAGTCCAATACCCTCCACAGTGGGATTCTTGGCCACATTCTCAGGTAACTCATTCCTAGTGGGCGGTATGTTATACAGTACCCAGTGGGTGAATAAACCAATGGGTGCATCAGGATCCTCCATTATAAGGACCAGGGACTTAGTGCCCTGTGGCGTCCCAGACCATTGGAGTGGTGGTGAGACATCCTCACCATCACACGTGTACTTCCTGGGTATTCTCTCTCCGTACTTAAAGGCTGGGCTTATGAGTGTAAATGACATTAATTACCTCCAGCACCCCAGGCATTAAAGTATTTCCCCAACCTCACGGTATTTAGTATAAATAGGTTATTGTAGGGAATAACTTACTGGTAAGGAAACATTTTTTAAATACATAGTCAGATTATGGCTTGATGAGTGGGAGGATAAAGATAAACCTACGAAGTAGTGAAAGGTATCATGGTGTTTTGAATGCACCACACAGGGCATTCCTTAGGTCCATAGGTTTCACGGATGAGGATATAGGCAAACCCCTTGTGGCGGTGGTTGCGGCCTGGTCCGAGGCAGGTCCCTGTAACATCCACACGCTTCAATTGGCTTCCTACGTTAAGGAGGGGGTGAAGATGGGTGGTGGGTCGCCACTCGCCGTGCCCACGTTGGTGGTTAATGATAATATTGGCATGGGGACTGAGGGCATGAGGTACAGCCTAGTGAGTAGGGATTTAATTGCCGACACCATAGAGGCCCAGGTTAATGCTCACGCCTTTGATGGGTTCGTGGGGATTGGCGGCTGCGACAAGACCACGCCTGGTATTTTGATGGCTATGGCGAGGCTTAATATACCCGCCATATACCTATACGGTGGCTCGGCGGAGCCTGGGTTTTATGGTGGTAAGGAGATAACCATTGAGGATGTTCACGAAGCCATTGGTGCTTACATCGCGGGTAAGATTACCGAGGATGAGCTCTACGCCATTGAGTTAAACGCGCACCCAACCGTGGGGACGTGCGCCGGCATGTTCACGGCGAACACGATGGCCAGCATAGCCGAGGCACTGGGCATGGCGCTTCCTGGTAGTGCCTCGCCAACAGCCACTTCCTCCAGGAGGGTTGCCTATGCCAGGGAGACTGGCTTTGCATTGTTGAATTTAATGGAGCTTGGTATTAAGCCCAGGGATATAATGACCTACGAGGCATTTGAAAACGCAATAACGGTCCTCATGGCCATGGGCGGATCCACAAATGCCATACTCCACCTACTTGCCATAGCCTACGAGGCTGGGGTTAAATTAACGCTGGACGACTTCGATAGAATCTCCAGGAGGACGCCGTACATAGCCAGCCTGAAGCCGGGTGGTGATTATGCAATGGCTGATTTGGACAGGGTTGGTGGGGTCCCACTGGTTATGCTTAAGCTGCTCAGGGCTGGTTTGATACATGGCGATGCACTCACGGTTACGGGTAAGACCGTAGAGGAGAACCTCAGGAATTATAAATTCCCCAACGTACCCCATGAACACATAGTGAGGGATGCAACAAACCCAATAAAGCCCTGGGGCGGCATTAGGATACTAAAGGGTACCCTAGCCCCTGAGGGGGCCGTGATTAAGGTGGCGGCCACAAGCATAATGAGGTTCGAGGGCAGGGCCAGACCCTTCAACGGTGAGGAGGAGGCCTTCCAAGCCATTAGGCGCGGTGAGATTAAGCCGGGCGACGTCGTGGTGATTAGGTACGAGGGGCCCAAGGGAGGGCCTGGGATGCCCGAGATGCTCAGGGTCACGGCAGCCATAGTGGGTGCGGGCCTCGGTCAGGATGTTGCGTTGGTGACTGATGGTAGGTTTAGTGGTGCCACTAGGGGATTAATGGTGGGTCACGTGGCCCCCGAGGCGGCTGTGGGTGGTCCCATAGCTGTGGTTGAGGATGGTGATAGAATACTGATTGATGTTGAGAATGGTAGGCTGGACCTACTGGTTCCTGACGAGGAGGTTAAGAGGAGGCTCAGGAATTGGCAGCCGCCTAAGCCCAGGTACACCAGCGGTTTATTGGCCAAGTATGCGTCGTTGGTTAGCTCGGCATCCATGGGTGCTGTTACCCTGCCTAGGCCCTAGGTTTTTCACTCATTAAATCCCTAATTATGGTCTCAATACCACTCCTCTTCAATACCCAGTGGTTTATCCTGACCACGGCTTTTATCACATCATCGCTATCGTCCAGCCTTAGGATGCCCCTATAGGCCAGTTGCTTGTTGAACCTAAGGTACAGCCTCCCCTCATTGAACCTCTCACTGAGACTCAGCATTAGTATTTCCCTATCCAGTGGGTTTAGTTGCGTTAGAATGTGCTTAAGTACATTGAGTGAGTCCTCGCCCTTAAATATCAGTTTTAGAATCCTAATCCTATTGCCGAAGTGCCCCATATTATCCTCAGCAATTAAGTAGGCATTACTCCTCATTTGTGTTGGTAATAAGTTGAGTAGCGCCTTCACAACCTTGGCTTCATCCTCTGTGGCATGTACGTGCGTGCTCAATTCCACCTGCTCCACAATATTCATTGCCAACCGGAGTATCGCAGGGTATTATTTAAATCCTACGCTGATGAGTCCTGGGTGTTAATTCTAGGGATGCTGCAACTCACGGATCTCCTTAATTCATTCAATTCATCATTGCTCAAATCCCCGGACCATGCCTCGGTAACCATGTACATCTCCTCATCCTTAACCCCACGTAGGAATACGCACATGTGTAGGGCGCATACCTTGACGTAGACGTACCTAGCGTTTATCTTCTCCCTAAGCTCGTTTGCCAGCAGTGCGGTGAATCTTTCCTGAAGTATGGGCCTTGCCGCGAGCCACTTTATGTACCTGGCCACCTTACTCAGGCCGGGCACCTCACTGTTCAGTGGTTCGTAAACCACCGTGGCCAGGCCTATGATTGGTAATAGGTGGTGTTCGCATAGGGAATTGAATCTAACATTACTCACCAACACCCTACCGGGGTATTTAACACCACCCAGTGAGAAGAACCTCATCTCAGGTTCGGGCTCCCTGAGCCCCCTGGTTAACTCAAGCAGTGCCTTGGC is a window of Vulcanisaeta thermophila DNA encoding:
- a CDS encoding ATP-binding cassette domain-containing protein; protein product: MMEVAIKAINLTKKFGNFTAVDHINFEVYYGEVFAFLGPNGAGKTTTIKMLTTVTRPTEGTAIVNGYDIIKQPAEVRRSIGVVPQEYTADEDLTGWENLMLVASLYGIPKKEARERAAELLDMVELSYAADRKVETYSGGMRRRLEIAMGLINRPAILFLDEPTLGLDAQTRAAIWEYVYKLRKQFGTTIFMTTHYLEEADQYAERVAIIDHGKILAIGTPKELKEKVGGDVIMIEVNGDINVARKIMEGIDGVSGISVTGNTLVIKVKNGNTAAPIILEALNKASIRAMSITIKEPTMDEVFLEFTGRRLRDEEGSAEEFMRFRRTISRARR
- a CDS encoding ABC transporter permease — protein: MAVRLHPLHGLWALTDRELKKWYKTPIVLIISLIQPVVWLAFFGKSMNLGSMFISGLNIPGLNIPKEVIDEIAAQVLKATFGTTDYFSFLAVGMLSFITLFTSLQSGMSIVWDRRLGVLGKLLTTPVPRGSIIMAKVFNSVIRSLVQSTIVLLIAILLGLSLNPGINALDILGVYAALTLMSIGFSSLFVTLALRSTSWESQMAIMNLLNMPLMFASNAFYPIKSMPWWLKPIAYINPLTYVNNINRALLLGVTPTPGLALSFAYLVVFAVVFSAMGIVLSWRYLTEG
- a CDS encoding YbhB/YbcL family Raf kinase inhibitor-like protein — protein: MSFTLISPAFKYGERIPRKYTCDGEDVSPPLQWSGTPQGTKSLVLIMEDPDAPIGLFTHWVLYNIPPTRNELPENVAKNPTVEGIGLQGINDFGRVGYGGPCPPRGHGPHRYFFRLYALDITLNLRPRASRNDVLNAIKNHVIGTAEYMGTYSR
- the ilvD gene encoding dihydroxy-acid dehydratase, encoding MSGRIKINLRSSERYHGVLNAPHRAFLRSIGFTDEDIGKPLVAVVAAWSEAGPCNIHTLQLASYVKEGVKMGGGSPLAVPTLVVNDNIGMGTEGMRYSLVSRDLIADTIEAQVNAHAFDGFVGIGGCDKTTPGILMAMARLNIPAIYLYGGSAEPGFYGGKEITIEDVHEAIGAYIAGKITEDELYAIELNAHPTVGTCAGMFTANTMASIAEALGMALPGSASPTATSSRRVAYARETGFALLNLMELGIKPRDIMTYEAFENAITVLMAMGGSTNAILHLLAIAYEAGVKLTLDDFDRISRRTPYIASLKPGGDYAMADLDRVGGVPLVMLKLLRAGLIHGDALTVTGKTVEENLRNYKFPNVPHEHIVRDATNPIKPWGGIRILKGTLAPEGAVIKVAATSIMRFEGRARPFNGEEEAFQAIRRGEIKPGDVVVIRYEGPKGGPGMPEMLRVTAAIVGAGLGQDVALVTDGRFSGATRGLMVGHVAPEAAVGGPIAVVEDGDRILIDVENGRLDLLVPDEEVKRRLRNWQPPKPRYTSGLLAKYASLVSSASMGAVTLPRP
- a CDS encoding RNA-binding domain-containing protein: MNIVEQVELSTHVHATEDEAKVVKALLNLLPTQMRSNAYLIAEDNMGHFGNRIRILKLIFKGEDSLNVLKHILTQLNPLDREILMLSLSERFNEGRLYLRFNKQLAYRGILRLDDSDDVIKAVVRINHWVLKRSGIETIIRDLMSEKPRA
- the folE gene encoding GTP cyclohydrolase I, which produces MASDEEIEREIELHVREILRLLGEDVNRQGLRETPRRFAKALLELTRGLREPEPEMRFFSLGGVKYPGRVLVSNVRFNSLCEHHLLPIIGLATVVYEPLNSEVPGLSKVARYIKWLAARPILQERFTALLANELREKINARYVYVKVCALHMCVFLRGVKDEEMYMVTEAWSGDLSNDELNELRRSVSCSIPRINTQDSSA